One Salmo trutta chromosome 12, fSalTru1.1, whole genome shotgun sequence genomic region harbors:
- the cetn3 gene encoding centrin-3, with product MSLSLRTELAVDKTKRKKRRALTEEQKHEIKEAFELFDTDKDKEIDYHELKVAMRAMGFEVKKVDILKILKDYDREGNGKITFEDFNEVVTDRMLERDPKEEILKAFKLFDDDDSGRISLRNLRRVARELGENITDEELRSMIDEFDTDGDGEINQEDFVSIMTGDS from the exons ATGAGTCTGTCTTTAAG GACTGAGCTGGCAGTGGATAAAACCAAGCGGAAGAAGCGGAGAGCGCTGACTGAGGAACAGAAGCATGAAATCAAAGAGGCTTTTGAGCTGTTTGacacagacaaagacaaagaGATAGACTACCACGAACTCAAG GTGGCGATGAGAGCTATGGGTTTTGAGGTGAAGAAAGTAGATATACTGAAGATACTAAAAGATTACGACAGAGAGGGAAATGGCAAAATAACATTTGAGGACTTTAATGAAGTTG TGACAGACCGTATGCTGGAGAGGGACCCAAAGGAGGAGATCCTGAAGGCCTTTAAGCTGTTTGATGATGACGACTCCGGGAGGATCAGCCTGAGGAACCTGAGACGTGTGGCCAGAGAGCTAGGAGAGAACATCACGGATGAGGAACTACGCAGCATGATCGACGAGTTCGACACAGACGGAGACGGAGaga tcaacCAGGAGGATTTTGTATCCATAATGACTGGAGACTCCTGA